A stretch of the Bacillus sp. FJAT-18017 genome encodes the following:
- a CDS encoding GntP family permease, with the protein MDLVIILLALGLLMFAAYRGFSVILFAPIAALLAVLLIEPANLFPFYSGVFMEKMAGFIKDYFPVFLLGAIFGKIIEMSGIAESIAKTIVKLIGAKQAMLTIVLLGAILTYSGVSLFVAVFAIYPFAVQLFKQADIPKRLMPATIALGAFTFTMDALPGTPQIQNVIPTTFFGTDIYAAPVLGILGALVVLGLGMAYLEMRKRKAKQAGEGYYGFKAGSEVTEEEETSVSLDTKESVFKQILAFVPLILVAVMNSYLTKAIPAWYPNGFDFAELGLGQYTVDVAKSASIWAVEAALVAGIVTAIAFNWKRTMQNFKEGINKSISGSLLAVMNTGSEYGFGGIIAALPGFSKISDGISGVFSNPLVNGAVTTSTLAGITGSASGGMGIALSAMADQYNKAIEAANIPPEVMHRVVAMASGGMDTLPHNGAVITLLAVTGLTHKQSYKDIFMITIIKTVAVFVIIALYTWFGLV; encoded by the coding sequence ATGGATTTAGTGATTATTCTTTTAGCTCTGGGATTGTTGATGTTTGCAGCTTATCGGGGTTTCTCGGTAATCCTGTTTGCCCCGATAGCCGCCTTACTTGCAGTCTTACTCATCGAGCCAGCTAATTTATTTCCCTTCTATTCAGGGGTATTCATGGAGAAAATGGCGGGATTCATAAAGGATTACTTCCCTGTATTCCTGCTCGGGGCTATTTTTGGAAAAATAATTGAAATGTCAGGAATAGCAGAATCAATAGCTAAGACGATTGTAAAGCTGATAGGCGCAAAACAGGCCATGCTTACAATTGTCCTTCTCGGAGCCATTCTGACTTATAGCGGTGTCAGTTTATTCGTAGCTGTTTTTGCTATCTATCCATTTGCTGTTCAATTGTTTAAACAAGCGGATATACCTAAAAGGCTGATGCCTGCTACCATTGCACTTGGTGCTTTTACATTTACAATGGATGCTTTGCCGGGTACACCGCAAATCCAGAATGTTATCCCTACCACTTTTTTCGGAACTGATATTTATGCAGCACCAGTACTTGGGATCCTTGGGGCACTTGTCGTATTAGGTCTTGGGATGGCTTACCTGGAAATGCGAAAGAGGAAGGCAAAGCAAGCTGGGGAAGGCTATTATGGATTTAAAGCTGGAAGTGAAGTTACCGAAGAAGAGGAAACTTCTGTTTCGTTGGATACAAAAGAATCCGTGTTCAAACAAATACTAGCATTCGTCCCTCTTATTCTTGTTGCTGTGATGAATAGTTATTTAACGAAAGCTATTCCGGCCTGGTATCCAAATGGATTCGACTTTGCGGAGCTGGGCCTGGGCCAATATACAGTTGATGTAGCAAAATCAGCTTCGATTTGGGCGGTTGAAGCCGCATTGGTTGCGGGAATTGTCACTGCGATAGCTTTTAACTGGAAGAGAACAATGCAAAACTTTAAGGAAGGGATAAACAAGAGCATTAGCGGTTCGCTGCTTGCCGTCATGAACACAGGTTCTGAATACGGCTTTGGCGGAATTATCGCGGCTCTTCCCGGCTTTTCCAAAATCAGTGATGGGATTTCCGGCGTCTTTTCAAATCCTCTCGTCAACGGAGCCGTCACGACAAGTACACTTGCAGGCATCACTGGGTCTGCATCCGGGGGTATGGGAATTGCGTTAAGCGCAATGGCTGATCAATATAACAAAGCTATCGAAGCAGCCAATATTCCTCCAGAGGTCATGCACCGGGTCGTCGCCATGGCATCAGGGGGTATGGATACTCTCCCGCATAACGGAGCGGTGATTACCTTGCTTGCTGTAACAGGCTTAACCCATAAACAATCGTATAAGGATATTTTTATGATTACGATTATTAAAACGGTGGCTGTATTTGTCATAATTGCTTTGTATACCTGGTTTGGACTTGTTTAA
- a CDS encoding sensor histidine kinase codes for MFNTIEILMIDLLFVLLITVFTEMLLDTKEYSKRRRNIVYTISFALALCVNFIFSVRINGEFMMDLRHTVILIGGLYGGSLTLPFLSACTIGYIMIYSPDEAMANTIMVMIETSVIYILSKHYHKWRLRKKLALIFSTVIVVGYSGMKLIHYIFNFTTGYDFLIVSFYGASILILIYALEWVRNSIAIKKRIQRSEKLEIVSHLAASISHEIRNPLTVTKGFLQILESEDYPVDKKREFILLAKTELERAERIITDYLTFAKPAPNKLEILDVYEELKYIIEMIHPLANMNSVLINTNLVQDVKLNGERHLFHQCILNIVKNAIEAMEENGGTLTVVSQIKGESTEIYISDTGVGMNREQIERLGEPYFSLKGKNGTGLGMMVVYSIINSMNGKVQIESKPGQGTTFVLHFPMPILEK; via the coding sequence ATGTTCAATACTATCGAGATTCTGATGATTGACCTTCTTTTTGTCTTGCTGATAACCGTCTTTACGGAGATGTTACTGGATACCAAGGAATACTCAAAACGACGAAGAAATATTGTTTATACCATTTCGTTTGCTCTTGCATTATGCGTGAATTTTATCTTTAGTGTACGAATTAATGGGGAATTTATGATGGATTTGCGCCATACGGTGATTCTGATTGGTGGGCTATATGGGGGCAGTTTGACCTTGCCATTTTTATCGGCATGTACAATTGGATATATCATGATTTATTCACCCGACGAAGCCATGGCAAATACAATTATGGTCATGATTGAAACCAGTGTGATTTATATTTTATCCAAACACTACCATAAATGGCGGCTTCGCAAGAAACTGGCACTTATATTCAGCACTGTCATAGTAGTAGGATATTCCGGGATGAAATTAATACACTATATCTTTAATTTCACAACGGGTTATGATTTTTTAATTGTTTCTTTTTATGGAGCTAGTATCCTCATCTTAATATACGCTCTTGAATGGGTACGGAATTCAATTGCTATTAAGAAAAGAATTCAACGCTCTGAAAAACTTGAAATTGTAAGCCACCTCGCTGCATCTATTTCACACGAAATCCGGAATCCTTTAACAGTAACAAAGGGGTTTCTGCAGATCCTGGAAAGCGAAGATTATCCAGTTGATAAAAAGAGGGAATTCATCTTATTGGCGAAAACCGAACTGGAACGTGCAGAAAGAATCATTACTGATTATCTTACGTTCGCTAAACCGGCGCCGAATAAATTGGAAATCTTGGATGTATATGAAGAATTAAAGTATATTATTGAGATGATTCATCCCCTCGCAAATATGAATTCTGTACTCATAAATACCAATCTTGTCCAAGACGTAAAACTGAATGGTGAACGTCATTTATTCCATCAATGCATCTTAAATATTGTTAAGAATGCTATAGAAGCAATGGAGGAAAACGGTGGCACATTAACAGTTGTATCTCAAATCAAGGGAGAGAGTACTGAAATTTACATTTCTGATACTGGGGTTGGGATGAACCGTGAACAAATAGAGAGACTAGGAGAGCCATATTTTTCATTAAAAGGAAAAAATGGAACGGGTCTAGGAATGATGGTTGTTTATAGCATTATTAATTCTATGAATGGCAAGGTCCAAATTGAAAGCAAACCAGGCCAAGGAACTACTTTTGTTTTGCATTTTCCAATGCCAATACTAGAAAAATAA
- a CDS encoding VanW family protein produces MLKLTKGISVLLICSFIGLAGCTDGVEVSKQAETKTAKAADKQTKQKPVEPVKEIVPQPVVVNIKDPALSNAIQTFIPKEMGYGKNNEEYKKKLEKWARELAAGTDKKPGYDKRGYLDKLGPDGQIIKGEPRVILEEAQLVEMILKASEKGGDVILPLVSSANSYMAEDAVHLSEQLVASYTTYFDPSVKGRNKNIELSAKAIDNVIVGAGDHFSFNTQVGPSDEAHGYQPAQEIVNKKLVMGIGGGICQTSSTLFNAVDQLGVEYVEWHHHSLGVGYVPKGRDATVSYGGLDFRFLNTSGAPILVKTVMKKGSLTVEIRTAKKFKELVKKGV; encoded by the coding sequence ATGTTGAAGCTAACAAAAGGAATATCAGTGTTGTTGATTTGCAGTTTCATAGGCTTGGCAGGATGTACTGATGGAGTGGAAGTGAGCAAACAAGCAGAAACGAAAACAGCAAAGGCTGCAGACAAACAAACCAAACAGAAGCCGGTTGAACCTGTAAAGGAAATCGTGCCACAGCCTGTAGTCGTTAATATAAAGGATCCAGCTCTGAGCAATGCCATCCAAACTTTTATCCCTAAAGAAATGGGATATGGTAAAAACAATGAGGAATACAAGAAGAAGCTTGAAAAGTGGGCAAGGGAACTTGCTGCTGGAACCGATAAGAAACCCGGTTACGACAAGCGTGGCTATCTCGACAAGCTTGGGCCCGATGGACAAATTATTAAGGGAGAACCACGGGTGATTTTGGAAGAGGCACAATTGGTGGAAATGATCCTCAAGGCTTCAGAGAAAGGCGGGGATGTCATCCTGCCATTAGTTTCATCAGCAAATAGCTATATGGCCGAAGACGCAGTGCACTTGAGTGAACAATTAGTTGCATCTTATACGACTTACTTTGATCCGAGTGTCAAGGGCAGGAACAAAAATATCGAGCTATCGGCAAAAGCGATCGACAATGTGATTGTCGGTGCTGGAGATCATTTTTCGTTCAATACCCAGGTTGGGCCTAGCGACGAGGCGCACGGTTACCAGCCGGCACAGGAAATCGTCAACAAAAAGCTGGTCATGGGAATCGGAGGAGGCATTTGCCAAACATCCTCCACCCTTTTCAATGCAGTGGACCAACTGGGAGTCGAGTATGTTGAGTGGCACCATCATTCCCTTGGGGTCGGCTATGTTCCGAAGGGAAGAGACGCAACCGTATCCTATGGAGGACTTGATTTCCGGTTTCTAAACACAAGCGGGGCACCGATTCTGGTGAAAACTGTAATGAAAAAAGGATCCTTGACTGTGGAAATTAGGACCGCAAAAAAATTTAAAGAGCTTGTAAAAAAAGGAGTGTAG
- a CDS encoding helix-turn-helix domain-containing protein produces the protein MDFDRTKLILHPVRMKILQALVNGRKLTAFKLLDHLKEVPQATLYRHLNKLLEAGFIEVVQENQIRGTVEKVYALKQIEPAPLDSISKEQHLELFFTFLAQLMGSYEEYLSSEDYDLVRDGVSFRVARMHLTDKEFMELIQKMGGLISEAMMNEPSADRKPRNFATIIIPENQ, from the coding sequence ATGGATTTTGATCGTACTAAACTTATCTTACACCCAGTCCGCATGAAAATTCTCCAGGCACTGGTAAATGGCAGAAAGCTCACAGCCTTCAAGTTGCTTGACCACCTCAAGGAGGTTCCTCAGGCAACACTATATCGCCATTTGAACAAGTTGCTCGAAGCCGGATTCATTGAAGTGGTTCAGGAGAATCAAATTAGGGGGACGGTCGAGAAGGTATATGCCTTAAAACAAATCGAGCCGGCGCCGCTAGACTCGATAAGCAAAGAGCAGCATTTGGAGTTGTTTTTTACGTTTTTGGCGCAATTAATGGGGAGCTATGAGGAATATCTTTCGAGTGAAGATTACGACTTGGTTCGGGACGGGGTTTCTTTCCGTGTAGCAAGAATGCATTTGACGGATAAAGAGTTTATGGAATTGATTCAAAAGATGGGCGGCTTGATAAGCGAGGCTATGATGAATGAGCCATCCGCTGATCGGAAACCGCGTAATTTTGCGACAATCATCATTCCAGAAAATCAATAG
- a CDS encoding 3-hydroxybutyrate dehydrogenase codes for MVENKVTIITGSARGIGFEIGKHFAAAGAKVVLSDINEEQVKEAAETLKKEGYEAIGVKADVTSEEEIVNLIKVAKETYGTVDIVINNAGLQHVSPIEDFPTAKFELMQKIMLVAPFIMTKHVFPIMKEQKFGRILNIASINGLIGFAGKAAYNSAKHGVIGLTKVAALEGAEHGITVNAIAPGYVDTPLVRGQMADLAKTRNVPLEDVLAEVLLPLVPQKRLLDVSEIADYALFLASDKAKSVTGQAVVIDGGYTAQ; via the coding sequence ATGGTTGAAAACAAAGTAACTATAATTACAGGTTCAGCACGCGGGATTGGTTTTGAAATTGGCAAACACTTTGCCGCAGCAGGTGCAAAGGTTGTTCTTTCGGATATCAACGAGGAACAAGTAAAGGAAGCAGCTGAAACCCTTAAAAAAGAAGGATATGAAGCGATCGGCGTGAAAGCTGATGTAACAAGTGAAGAAGAAATCGTCAATTTAATCAAAGTTGCAAAAGAAACCTATGGCACTGTTGACATCGTCATCAATAACGCTGGTTTGCAGCATGTGTCGCCAATTGAAGATTTCCCAACAGCTAAGTTCGAATTGATGCAAAAAATCATGCTTGTTGCACCATTCATCATGACCAAGCATGTATTCCCTATCATGAAGGAGCAAAAGTTCGGGCGTATTCTTAATATCGCATCAATTAACGGTCTAATCGGATTTGCTGGCAAGGCGGCTTACAATAGTGCCAAGCATGGCGTCATTGGTCTTACAAAAGTGGCTGCACTTGAAGGTGCAGAGCACGGTATTACAGTAAACGCAATTGCACCAGGATATGTTGATACACCGCTGGTACGCGGGCAAATGGCCGACCTGGCAAAAACACGCAATGTACCTCTTGAAGATGTATTGGCTGAAGTACTACTGCCACTCGTTCCGCAAAAACGTCTGCTTGATGTAAGTGAAATTGCAGATTATGCATTGTTCCTAGCAAGTGATAAAGCGAAGAGTGTGACTGGCCAAGCTGTTGTAATTGACGGCGGCTATACAGCACAATAA
- a CDS encoding alpha/beta hydrolase family protein has protein sequence MEKEVMFGEKNPIYGTLAMPAGEGVHPAILLIAGSGPLDRDGNGPKGKPTTNLYKELADFFTELGFVTLRYDKRGTGKRSGDWMAAGLSDLVEDARIATEYLQVHPNVDSERVIVAGHSEGTIIATALGASIPIAGALFLSGGVDNMSEALRKQRELGNKALLEKPVLGKLLKLMKVEEKSEKQAAKIMKKFKQANEDIVKIQLFFKQPAKWFREHDEFHTREALKSFSCPVLAVIGDKDALADKDVLSELPALVQGEAEIAIIKDMEHGLRIQTEDLSILKANKRFKDILRRPLHPDALGKIENWLKAHFLDQNKKKENAG, from the coding sequence ATGGAAAAAGAAGTAATGTTTGGGGAGAAAAATCCTATCTATGGAACTTTGGCAATGCCGGCGGGTGAAGGGGTACACCCGGCCATTCTATTAATCGCGGGTTCTGGGCCGCTAGACCGAGATGGGAACGGTCCAAAAGGTAAACCGACTACAAATCTTTATAAGGAACTTGCTGATTTCTTCACGGAACTCGGATTTGTGACGCTCCGCTATGACAAGCGGGGGACGGGTAAGCGGAGCGGTGACTGGATGGCTGCGGGGCTATCCGACCTCGTGGAGGATGCACGTATTGCCACAGAATACCTTCAGGTTCATCCAAATGTCGATAGTGAAAGAGTGATTGTGGCAGGTCATAGTGAAGGAACGATTATTGCGACTGCTTTGGGTGCATCGATCCCAATTGCTGGAGCACTCTTCTTATCAGGCGGGGTTGATAACATGTCTGAAGCACTGCGGAAACAGCGTGAGCTAGGAAATAAAGCATTACTTGAAAAACCGGTTCTCGGCAAGTTGCTTAAGCTGATGAAGGTAGAAGAAAAAAGTGAAAAGCAGGCTGCCAAAATAATGAAGAAATTCAAACAGGCAAATGAAGACATTGTAAAAATCCAGTTATTTTTTAAACAGCCTGCAAAATGGTTCAGAGAGCATGACGAATTCCATACTCGGGAGGCCTTAAAATCTTTTAGCTGTCCTGTCCTCGCTGTAATTGGTGATAAAGACGCTCTGGCTGACAAGGATGTTCTTTCCGAGCTGCCGGCACTGGTTCAGGGAGAAGCTGAAATTGCGATTATAAAGGACATGGAACACGGACTCCGGATCCAGACAGAAGATCTCAGCATTTTAAAAGCGAATAAGAGATTCAAAGACATTCTAAGACGTCCGCTTCATCCGGACGCCCTTGGGAAAATTGAAAACTGGCTGAAGGCTCATTTTCTTGATCAAAACAAAAAGAAAGAAAATGCAGGCTGA
- a CDS encoding Xaa-Pro dipeptidyl-peptidase has protein sequence MRKKVLSAGLCSVLSLSLLASANPWMVNAESKKSQAVQTYDNDKGMEWKGIPLNGLIPETASDATKIELENGMTKPIYSTDEAITEKLFVETEIDSDRDGKRDRVSITIHRPKTNPGVKVPVIYEMSPYRSGILNVPVFNVDVDLIPVSHPGNGYGRGGKPYANAQGQAANLGSLGNYYVPRGYGVILAESIGTGKSDGCPTTGDEREILGTKAVIDWLNGRANAFTEDGKEVNADWSTGNVGMTGTSYNGTLPNAVAATGVEGLKTIIPVAAISSWYDYYRANGAVIAPGGYQGEDADNLAEAVLTRKNPEVCKEVIAELKRDQDRESGDYSEFWAYRDYVKDADKVKASVLVVHGLNDWNVKTKQFAQWWEALGENDVPRRLWLHQGGHSSPSGNNWPQLRNKWFDYYLYGIENGVMNEPAVDIQREDKTWKKEASWPAPGSVSTKLHLTGSGNDFGAMVLNPVPNQPHDKQSLIDDPKTKANVLIANPDLNSPNRLAYVTQELTGEVRISGTPKVSIRASIDRPAANLTALLVDYSSGAPVIVSRGWVDPQNLHSVDRSESLVPGRDYTFEWAMEPKDYIFKAGHKIGIVLIASDFDYTLRPSAGTKITVTPTRSEITLPIVGGKNAFHP, from the coding sequence ATGAGGAAAAAGGTCTTATCCGCCGGTTTGTGCTCTGTTCTTTCGCTATCACTATTGGCAAGCGCAAATCCGTGGATGGTTAATGCCGAAAGTAAGAAGAGTCAGGCGGTCCAAACTTATGACAATGATAAGGGTATGGAGTGGAAGGGAATCCCGCTGAATGGTTTAATTCCGGAAACAGCCTCAGACGCTACAAAAATTGAACTCGAAAATGGCATGACGAAACCGATTTACTCCACCGATGAGGCAATCACAGAAAAATTATTTGTTGAAACAGAAATAGATAGTGATAGAGACGGTAAGCGCGATCGGGTTTCCATCACAATCCACCGTCCAAAAACGAATCCTGGAGTTAAGGTACCTGTCATTTATGAAATGAGTCCGTATCGCTCCGGTATTCTAAATGTGCCTGTGTTTAATGTAGATGTCGACTTAATACCGGTCTCACACCCCGGCAATGGCTATGGACGCGGTGGTAAGCCCTATGCAAATGCACAAGGACAGGCTGCCAATCTAGGTTCTTTAGGAAATTACTATGTTCCCCGCGGGTACGGTGTGATTCTTGCTGAAAGTATCGGGACGGGGAAATCCGATGGCTGTCCAACAACTGGCGATGAGAGGGAAATTCTCGGAACGAAGGCTGTCATTGATTGGCTGAACGGCCGTGCGAATGCCTTCACTGAGGATGGAAAAGAGGTCAATGCCGATTGGTCGACTGGGAATGTCGGGATGACGGGTACTTCCTACAATGGGACATTGCCGAATGCCGTAGCAGCAACAGGTGTCGAGGGTTTGAAGACGATTATTCCAGTAGCAGCCATCAGCAGCTGGTATGATTATTATCGTGCCAACGGAGCCGTTATCGCCCCAGGCGGTTATCAAGGTGAAGATGCTGACAACCTCGCGGAAGCAGTATTAACGCGAAAAAATCCAGAGGTGTGTAAAGAGGTAATTGCCGAACTTAAACGTGATCAAGACCGCGAATCAGGAGATTACAGCGAGTTCTGGGCGTATCGCGATTATGTCAAAGATGCGGATAAAGTCAAGGCGAGTGTTCTCGTTGTTCATGGATTGAATGATTGGAACGTCAAGACAAAGCAATTCGCCCAGTGGTGGGAAGCATTAGGGGAAAATGATGTTCCGCGCAGATTGTGGCTGCATCAGGGCGGACATTCAAGCCCGTCCGGGAATAACTGGCCGCAATTACGGAACAAGTGGTTTGACTATTATCTTTATGGAATTGAAAACGGAGTGATGAATGAACCAGCCGTAGATATTCAGCGCGAAGACAAAACCTGGAAGAAAGAAGCCAGTTGGCCAGCACCTGGTTCTGTTTCCACAAAACTTCATTTAACAGGTTCGGGAAATGATTTTGGGGCAATGGTTTTAAATCCGGTTCCAAATCAGCCGCACGATAAGCAATCATTAATTGATGACCCGAAGACGAAGGCAAATGTTTTAATTGCTAACCCTGACCTTAATTCTCCGAACCGCTTAGCCTATGTAACACAGGAATTAACCGGTGAAGTACGGATCAGCGGAACACCTAAAGTCAGTATCCGTGCCAGCATTGACCGCCCAGCCGCGAACTTAACAGCATTGCTCGTCGATTATAGCAGTGGGGCACCTGTTATCGTTTCGCGCGGCTGGGTTGATCCGCAAAATCTTCATTCGGTGGATCGCTCAGAATCACTAGTCCCAGGAAGAGATTATACGTTTGAGTGGGCAATGGAGCCGAAGGATTATATTTTTAAAGCTGGGCACAAAATCGGCATTGTGCTAATAGCCAGCGATTTCGACTACACCCTTCGTCCTAGCGCCGGAACTAAAATCACAGTAACCCCAACACGCAGCGAAATAACCCTGCCAATTGTTGGCGGGAAAAATGCGTTTCATCCATAA
- the wrbA gene encoding NAD(P)H:quinone oxidoreductase produces MANVNLAVVFYSMGGTNLQLAKWAEEGAREAGAEVRVLKVEELAPESVVQGNEVWKKTTDAMKDIPVVSSDDLEWADAIIFSTPTRFGNVASQMKQFLDTQGGLWATGKTVNKVVSAMTSAQNPHGGQEATILALYTSMMHWGAIIVPPGYTDPVLFGAGGNPYGTSVTVGEDGKMKDMPQAEAAVKHQAKRTVSVAEMIKKSNQ; encoded by the coding sequence ATGGCAAACGTAAATCTGGCAGTTGTATTTTACAGTATGGGTGGTACAAATCTTCAGCTGGCAAAATGGGCTGAAGAAGGCGCACGTGAAGCCGGTGCAGAAGTTAGGGTGTTGAAAGTCGAAGAGCTGGCACCTGAATCCGTTGTTCAAGGAAATGAAGTATGGAAAAAGACAACAGATGCAATGAAGGATATTCCAGTCGTTTCATCTGATGACCTGGAGTGGGCCGATGCAATTATCTTCAGTACTCCAACCAGATTTGGTAACGTTGCATCCCAAATGAAGCAGTTTCTGGATACTCAGGGCGGACTTTGGGCAACCGGCAAAACAGTTAACAAAGTCGTCAGTGCAATGACCTCCGCACAGAATCCGCATGGCGGACAGGAAGCAACAATTTTGGCACTATACACATCAATGATGCACTGGGGTGCGATCATCGTACCGCCGGGATACACAGATCCAGTTCTGTTCGGGGCTGGCGGCAACCCATACGGAACCAGCGTTACCGTCGGTGAAGATGGCAAAATGAAGGACATGCCACAGGCGGAAGCCGCTGTAAAACATCAAGCAAAACGTACAGTCTCAGTGGCGGAAATGATTAAAAAAAGTAACCAATAA
- a CDS encoding STAS domain-containing protein: MKSAFEVCLQEIVDEVTSQKESLAQQRFDVDVNTYSPYVNSALRDWRENLISIFAQSIFTSLEDTYGELKSWGSESVNLLVNLELPLDIAVEEVRFYRNTIGEIIKNEAIKHEFSISEFYDIISRFDSVVDRAVHWLSLSYSETYAARITAAELTALELSIPIVRITERIGILPLVGDIDTKRSQELMEKALKHGTDLGLSHIIIDLSGVPIIDTMVANHLFKVIDALKLVGIESILTGIRPEIAQTMINLGIKISGISTFASLHNAVKYLQPNIE; the protein is encoded by the coding sequence GTGAAATCAGCATTTGAAGTATGTCTTCAAGAGATAGTCGATGAAGTTACAAGCCAAAAAGAAAGCCTCGCACAGCAAAGATTTGATGTCGATGTTAATACCTATTCCCCATATGTGAATTCGGCTTTAAGAGACTGGCGGGAGAATTTGATTTCAATCTTTGCTCAATCGATCTTTACTAGTTTGGAAGATACCTACGGTGAACTGAAGTCCTGGGGTTCTGAAAGCGTCAACCTTCTTGTCAACCTTGAACTGCCATTGGATATCGCTGTTGAAGAGGTCCGTTTTTACCGGAATACGATTGGTGAGATTATTAAAAATGAAGCTATCAAACATGAGTTTTCGATATCGGAATTCTATGACATCATTTCACGGTTCGATTCTGTTGTTGACCGAGCCGTCCATTGGCTCAGTTTGTCTTATTCCGAGACATATGCCGCCCGTATTACCGCAGCCGAGCTAACTGCACTGGAGCTTTCAATCCCGATTGTTCGCATAACCGAAAGAATTGGTATCCTGCCTTTGGTTGGTGATATCGATACAAAGCGTTCCCAGGAGCTAATGGAAAAAGCGCTTAAACATGGGACAGATCTTGGACTGAGCCATATTATAATTGATTTGTCCGGTGTCCCGATCATTGATACGATGGTTGCAAACCATCTTTTCAAGGTAATTGATGCTCTTAAATTGGTTGGAATCGAATCAATTTTGACCGGTATCCGCCCGGAAATTGCCCAGACGATGATTAACCTTGGCATAAAAATCAGCGGCATTTCCACATTTGCAAGTCTTCATAACGCAGTCAAATACCTACAGCCAAACATTGAGTAA
- a CDS encoding GntP family permease, whose protein sequence is MLSIIVGLLLLVGLAYLGWSIIWVAPLAAGVVALLSGLNVFETYTQTYMDGLVGFVKSWFPIFLLGAIFGKLMEVTGAARSVAKKITELIGKKRALLGVLIAAAVLTYGGVSLFVVVFAIYPIALELFREANISRKLLVPTFALGAFTFTMTSVPGTPQIQNLIPMDYFNTTPMAGPVIGIVTTLIMAVGGYLFLAHSQKKLTAKGEVFTEPAKGPASSDKDEDDVPNWILSIIPLIVVVILLNVVKIEALYALIIGVLSIMILNLKDRKKFVSSINEGGKGSVMAILNTSAAVGFGAVIAVVPAFDEITTWLFNLSDNPLVAESLAVQIMAMITGSASGGMGIALSTLGESFAQLSQTTGISPEVFHRMAAVASGASILPNNGALLTLLAVTGLSHRETYKYVFVVALLIPTLAMIVGIIMGAIGLV, encoded by the coding sequence GTGCTAAGTATTATTGTTGGTTTGCTTTTGTTAGTCGGATTAGCTTATCTTGGCTGGTCGATTATTTGGGTTGCACCGCTGGCAGCCGGGGTTGTAGCGTTACTAAGCGGATTAAATGTATTTGAAACCTATACACAAACGTATATGGACGGACTTGTTGGCTTTGTTAAAAGCTGGTTTCCAATCTTTCTATTAGGAGCTATCTTTGGAAAGCTAATGGAAGTAACAGGCGCGGCGAGGTCAGTCGCCAAAAAAATTACGGAACTGATTGGCAAGAAAAGAGCTCTCCTTGGAGTGCTTATTGCCGCGGCCGTTTTAACATATGGCGGAGTAAGTTTGTTTGTAGTCGTATTTGCGATATATCCAATTGCACTGGAATTGTTCAGGGAAGCTAATATTTCCCGTAAATTACTTGTTCCAACTTTTGCGCTAGGGGCGTTTACGTTCACAATGACATCCGTTCCTGGAACACCGCAAATTCAAAACTTGATTCCAATGGATTACTTTAATACGACTCCTATGGCGGGTCCTGTAATCGGGATTGTGACGACACTCATAATGGCAGTTGGCGGTTATCTTTTTCTTGCCCATAGCCAGAAAAAGCTTACGGCAAAAGGCGAGGTATTTACTGAGCCGGCTAAAGGCCCGGCATCATCAGACAAGGATGAAGATGATGTTCCAAACTGGATTCTTTCTATAATTCCTTTAATCGTCGTCGTTATTTTACTTAACGTTGTTAAAATCGAGGCCCTCTATGCATTGATCATTGGGGTGCTCAGCATTATGATTCTTAACCTTAAGGATCGCAAGAAGTTTGTAAGCTCAATAAACGAAGGTGGAAAAGGGTCAGTTATGGCGATTTTGAATACAAGTGCAGCTGTAGGTTTTGGAGCGGTTATAGCCGTGGTACCTGCATTTGATGAAATAACTACCTGGTTATTTAACCTTTCCGATAACCCATTGGTCGCAGAATCATTGGCAGTTCAGATTATGGCGATGATTACAGGTTCCGCTTCAGGCGGGATGGGGATTGCCCTGTCCACTCTGGGTGAATCCTTCGCCCAATTGTCACAAACGACAGGAATCAGCCCTGAAGTTTTCCACAGGATGGCTGCTGTAGCATCTGGTGCATCGATTCTTCCTAACAATGGCGCGTTATTAACGCTGCTTGCGGTAACAGGATTGAGTCACCGGGAAACCTATAAGTATGTATTTGTGGTAGCCTTGCTGATTCCTACACTCGCTATGATTGTTGGGATTATCATGGGCGCTATCGGATTGGTTTAA